AGATCCATTATTGAAAAGAGAATCAAAGAAAGTGGTGGAAAAACAGGAAGTAGTGTAACTAGTAATACAAATTATCTAGTTTGCAATGATAAAGAAAGTACAAGCTCAAAGGCAAAGAAGGCAAGAGAGCTTGGTATTCCGCTAATCTCTGAAGAAGAATTAAAGGGAATGATTTAATTTAATCACACCCTATGAATTTCTTCGTTTTATAGTCATAACCGTAACACTTATTTAGCTCTCTATATCTGTTAAAAGGAACGTTATATTTCTTTTGCAGATATTTTTTGAGTGTTTGCAATTCATACCAATCCAAAGAAACGGCCATTGGAGAATGCAATTTAACAAGGTTTTTGTCTTCCTCAACTATTGTATCAACAACAGTTGTAATAGATTTTTCACCACGATTAAGATCCCAGATATAATTAAAATCATCTACTACAGCGCTGTAAATATGATCATATTTTTTTCCAGAAAAGAAAACTAAGTTATCATACTGTGTCCTTTCAGCCGTTTTAGAAAAGTTATAAGAACCAGTAATTAATTCTGTTTTATTAGTGTTGTAATCAATAAGAATAGTCTTATTGTGATTCATACGAGTAAACTTAATTGATGGGCTGAAGGCATAGAACTTGAAACGAACAGGAGGATTAACACCTTTGTTGAGTTTCATCCATTCTTTTACAATGTATGGAATCTGAACAGACTTTGAGTTTGGCTTATATTCTTGATTGTCAGCAACAATCTTAATCTCAACACCACGCTTGGCTGCATTCACTACCTCTTGTGCAATCTTTTTAAGATAAAAATGATTAACATTGAGATAGATATTTTTTTTAGCTCGTTTTAATGATTCAATAACTTCATCTTGAACAATCCAAGATTTTGACTTCGTTTTCGTAGAGAGTGTCGTTCCTTCTTTTAATGCTCCAATGTCTGTGTAATCAATGTTTAGGCTTGAAGAAAAAAGATCAACTTTATTATCATCAGAAGCATTAACAGGGATTTCTAAACCTGGAGTTGGTTTGTCATTTTTGGAAATTAAGTCATCTCCACTATTCCACAATAAGGCGAACTCTCTCTTAAACTCTGAAAGAATATTAGAATGTTCTTTGTCTAAATTTGATCCTTCAAAGAAGATAAAGGTTTCATTGAAAGTAGAGGCAGCCTTAGTTGAAAAATTTGCACTGGAATTAACTAGAAACTGATCATCTACGATAACAAATTTTTCATGAAGTTTTCTGTGAGAACCTCTAAATTGCACACATGAAGATTCTTCAATTTCTTTGATTCTCGTTTTAAAGTATCCTGCCTTAAATAAATTTCTATGTACGACAACATTGACCTTAGCTCCATTATCACATGCATTTCGCATGGCAACTTCGAGCTGTTTAACTTTACTAGACCAACTATATATCGTGATATAAGCATATTTTTTCGCGTTACTAATATTTTTATAAATATTATCAAAAGCTTGTGTTCCTTCTCGTGGTGAGAACATTGCAGTAACTTCGCTAGAAGAAGCTGGCTGTCTCG
This region of Halobacteriovorax sp. GB3 genomic DNA includes:
- a CDS encoding phospholipase D-like domain-containing protein, yielding MKFVLLSTLFLITACSSITRQPASSSEVTAMFSPREGTQAFDNIYKNISNAKKYAYITIYSWSSKVKQLEVAMRNACDNGAKVNVVVHRNLFKAGYFKTRIKEIEESSCVQFRGSHRKLHEKFVIVDDQFLVNSSANFSTKAASTFNETFIFFEGSNLDKEHSNILSEFKREFALLWNSGDDLISKNDKPTPGLEIPVNASDDNKVDLFSSSLNIDYTDIGALKEGTTLSTKTKSKSWIVQDEVIESLKRAKKNIYLNVNHFYLKKIAQEVVNAAKRGVEIKIVADNQEYKPNSKSVQIPYIVKEWMKLNKGVNPPVRFKFYAFSPSIKFTRMNHNKTILIDYNTNKTELITGSYNFSKTAERTQYDNLVFFSGKKYDHIYSAVVDDFNYIWDLNRGEKSITTVVDTIVEEDKNLVKLHSPMAVSLDWYELQTLKKYLQKKYNVPFNRYRELNKCYGYDYKTKKFIGCD